A stretch of Kryptolebias marmoratus isolate JLee-2015 linkage group LG24, ASM164957v2, whole genome shotgun sequence DNA encodes these proteins:
- the borcs8 gene encoding BLOC-1-related complex subunit 8 isoform X2: MEDQEMQLKVRRVSDKFTESMYVLANEPSVALYRLQEHVRRSLPELVQHKTDMQSWEEQSQGAIYSVEYACSAVKSMTNSSLYFKNIDGLLRQAISMKEQISNSQGRRKRTMDPGMLKEGGERHNSGM, encoded by the exons ATGGAGGATCAGGAGATGCAACTAAAGGTTCGACgag TGAGTGACAAATTTACAGAGAGTATGTACGTTTTGGCTAACGAACCGTCCGTAGCACTCTACAGACTGCAGGAGCACGTCAGGAGGTCCCTGCCTGAACTGGTGCAACACAAG ACAGATATGCAGAGCTGGGAGGAACAAAGTCAAGGAGCTATCTACTCTGTGGAGTATGCATGCAG CGCCGTGAAGAGCATGACAAACAGCAGTCTgtatttcaaaaacattgacGGCCTTCTTCGGCAAGCCATCAGCATGAAGGAACAGATTAGTAACTCTCAAGGACGCAG GAAAAGAACCATGGACCCAGGCATGCTGAAGGAAGGAGGGGAAAGGCACAACTCTGGGATGTGA
- the borcs8 gene encoding BLOC-1-related complex subunit 8 isoform X1: MEDQEMQLKVRRVSDKFTESMYVLANEPSVALYRLQEHVRRSLPELVQHKTDMQSWEEQSQGAIYSVEYACSAVKSMTNSSLYFKNIDGLLRQAISMKEQISNSQGRRIHDATPSPSPLVSAPHAPSPSS; encoded by the exons ATGGAGGATCAGGAGATGCAACTAAAGGTTCGACgag TGAGTGACAAATTTACAGAGAGTATGTACGTTTTGGCTAACGAACCGTCCGTAGCACTCTACAGACTGCAGGAGCACGTCAGGAGGTCCCTGCCTGAACTGGTGCAACACAAG ACAGATATGCAGAGCTGGGAGGAACAAAGTCAAGGAGCTATCTACTCTGTGGAGTATGCATGCAG CGCCGTGAAGAGCATGACAAACAGCAGTCTgtatttcaaaaacattgacGGCCTTCTTCGGCAAGCCATCAGCATGAAGGAACAGATTAGTAACTCTCAAGGACGCAG AATACATGATGCGACCCCATCTCCCAGTCCCCTTGTCTCTGCTCCACATGCTCCATCCCCTTCCTCATGA
- the LOC108230588 gene encoding nuclear receptor 2C2-associated protein isoform X1 encodes MATSLICSETQSRVSSVLHRDVKQYGKKYMFDNNEETCWNSDQGECQWVSLDFPKSVRVSEIKILFQGGFSAKTCILEGCLREGDFTEISQFYPEDNNCLQSFPIQEAPAVDKVKILFENGADFFGRVIVYSLDVLGEKTS; translated from the exons ATGGCTACCTCGTTGATTTGTAGCGAAACACAAAGCAG AGTGAGttcagtgctgcacagagatGTGAAGCAGTACGGGAAAAAATACATGTTCGATAATAATGAAGAAACATGCTGGAACTCAGACCag GGTGAGTGTCAGTGGGTGTCGCTGGACTTTCCTAAATCTGTTCGGGTGTCTGAGATCAAAATCCTGTTCCAGGGAGGCTTTTCAGccaaaacatgcatattagaaG GCTGCCTCAGAGAAGGAGACTTCACAGAGATCAGCCAGTTTTACCCAGAAGACAACAACTGTCTTCAG AGCTTTCCCATACAGGAGGCCCCCGCAGTGGATAAAGTAAAAATACTGTTTGAGAACGGTGCAGACTTTTTTGGGAGAGTTATTGTTTATTCCTTGGatgttttgggggaaaaaacctcatga
- the LOC108230588 gene encoding nuclear receptor 2C2-associated protein isoform X2: protein MATSLICSETQSRVSSVLHRDVKQYGKKYMFDNNEETCWNSDQGECQWVSLDFPKSVRVSEIKILFQGGFSAKTCILEDYFPSCAFCRLPQRRRLHRDQPVLPRRQQLSSELSHTGGPRSG, encoded by the exons ATGGCTACCTCGTTGATTTGTAGCGAAACACAAAGCAG AGTGAGttcagtgctgcacagagatGTGAAGCAGTACGGGAAAAAATACATGTTCGATAATAATGAAGAAACATGCTGGAACTCAGACCag GGTGAGTGTCAGTGGGTGTCGCTGGACTTTCCTAAATCTGTTCGGGTGTCTGAGATCAAAATCCTGTTCCAGGGAGGCTTTTCAGccaaaacatgcatattagaaG ATTATTTTCCCTCTTGTGCTTTCTGCAGGCTGCCTCAGAGAAGGAGACTTCACAGAGATCAGCCAGTTTTACCCAGAAGACAACAACTGTCTTCAG AGCTTTCCCATACAGGAGGCCCCCGCAGTGGATAA
- the rfxank gene encoding DNA-binding protein RFXANK has product MESRDDEEVANGQHIQPSGAAEGSSNSRPENSSDEDDLFKHSTTLTNKQRGNEVTVRPATLDALSIHQLAAQGDVSQVAAHLSKDSSLLSRQDERGFTPLMWAAAFGEKTVVDFLLEKGADPKTIARERESALTMASSGGFVDIVETLLRHGVDINTYDWNGGTPLLYAVRGNHIKCVEALLAKGADMTIESDSGYSPMALAVALGHKKIQKVLEDHILKLYKPPT; this is encoded by the exons ATGGAGAGCAGAGATGATGAAGAGGTAGCAAACGGACAACATATTCAGCCATCAGGCGCTGCTGAAGGTTCCTCTAATTCAAGACCTGAAAACTCCAGTG ATGAAGATGATCTGTTCAAACACTCCACCACTCTGACCAACAAGCAAAGAGGGAATGAGGTTACGGTACGGCCAGCGACATTAGATG CTCTGTCCATACATCAGCTGGCAGCTCAGGGGGATGTATCACAAGTGGCTGCACACCTGAGTAAAG ACAGTTCGCTGCTCAGCAGACAGGATGAGCGAGGCTTCACGCCGCTCATGTGGGCCGCAGCGTTTGGAGAGAAAACAGTGGTGGACTTTCTCTTGGAAAAG GGTGCAGACCCCAAAACAATTGCAAGGGAGCGAGAGAGTGCCCTGACAATGGCCAGCTCAGGGGGGTTTGTGGACATAGTTGAGACTCTCCTGAGACACGGAGTGGACATTAACACCTATGACTGG AATGGTGGAACGCCTCTTCTTTATGCTGTACGAGGAAACCACATCAAATGTGTAGAGGCATTACTAG CCAAAGGAGCAGATATGACCATCGAGTCAGACTCCGGGTACAGTCCGATGGCCTTAGCTGTTGCACTTGGACACAAAAAAA ttcAGAAAGTGTTGGAGGATCATATCCTGAAACTCTACAAACCACCAACATGA